ATCGACGTTAGACCAAAAAGACGAGGTGAAAAAAGAAGACGACGAAGATGCCGAAGGcgaagatgacgaagacgaagaagaagacgaagagggagaagaagaagaagaagaagaagaaaaagaaaaagaaaaagaaaataATGAAGGTGATGAGGAGGAAggtggagaagaaggtgaagaagaggtaGACAACCATAAAGGACATCCGCAAGAAGTTGTAGCAGAAGATAGCCTCAATTCGGCTGATGACCCTCTACCTCCAGTCCAAGAAGGGCATTTCACTCATGATAACGACACTAGACTCAAAAATCCCAAATCAGAGTTCGTCACCTCTCAGACAATTTCTGCTCAAGCCATAGGAGAGCTTGGACTCTTCTCCGAAGGCCAGAATGGATTGGAAACCCAAGGGAAGGAGTACTTGAAGCGAAAATACGGCGTGGCCTCGTACCCTGAACACGATTTACAGGACCTATTACCGGGTCAGATCCCAAATATTGATTTCTCTAAATCAAAAGCTCCAACTAATCAAGTACAATTCTCCACATTTCAGTCTTATATTGAATCATTCTACAGACCGTTTTCCAacgaagacttgaagtttttgaatgAAAAGTACATTATTCCTCCTGGATTTGAAAAGCAAAACTACGACCCCGATGTGAGTCCATACATAATCCCAAAGTTGGGTAGATTTTATGGTGATGCCTGgtcagaagaagatgtaAGCCTTGCCAACAAACTCAATACAACCGGCTACTCACAGACATCGTTAGACAGTTTCAAACCAAAGGGGTCAATAGAAGGTTTGACTGATGATAAGTTGTATACTGAGGACATATCTTGCGGCCCCTTATCAAGCCGTTTGTTGTCAGCAATATTGAGCATacatgaagaaatcagCAATGGTGACGAATATGAAGATGGTTCTGCtgttgaaaacttgaatagccttgatgatgagaaCGTGGCTACCCAGTTGTCAAAAGTCAGTACCGGTGATGACTATGAAGTTTTGACAGAATCGAACGATTTCCATTCGATAGAAGAAAGACTCAAACGTGAGCTCAAGTACATAGGTATTTTCATGAACCTTCCaagtgaagatgacgaaaacaagaacaagttgagtATCAACGGAAGATCCATTAAGACTGAGTCTAGACGAGGAAGTATCATCGACAATGATGAATGgatcaagaacaaagaagatgatgaagtaAGTGCTGAAATCAGAATGTTAcaaaaagaattgaaagaagCAGCTGCTAGAAACAGgcagaacaagaaaaagcTTATACCTTTAGTGGAAGAGCAAGTGGCGTATCAAGAATTCTGTACGATTTTAGAAGACTTAGACAAGCAGGCTGATCAAGCTTACATGAAGAGACTCAAAAGCAAGAGtaagaaaaagaagaatacCGATAGGACGGAACCAAACCCAGCACAGCAACAAGCAATGAATACAGGAATACGGTCCTTATTGgacaagagaagaagatggatTGAAAGTATTGGAAAGTTGTTCAGACCACCTGAACTCATGAAGCGTGTGCCTTCAGAGTCTGTTCTTGAAGGGGGGCCtatcgaagaagaagtagaTGATGATGCCAATGACGTAGCAGAGGATGTTATTCAAGAAAAAACATAACTCCAGATGTGTATAATAATAATACGAATAGTAACTTAGTTTGAACTTCGTGCAAGTATATGTACAAGTTGGGATATCAAATTATAATGATAATCCCTTTTGGATTTCGGCGTGAGATGGCAAAGTTTGAACATTTCCTAATGCCGCTAAAGCAATGGGTTTATCCTTTAATCTATACCGAGCCCAATCGACAATATCCTTCTTAGTGATGGCCTCAACTCTCTCAAAGGCCTCCTCTGGACTCAATCTGTAACCAGTATTGACCAATTGCCTGCCTATATCTTCAGCGATGGCAGTTGAATCATCGAGAGCTAACAATAAAGAAGCTTTCAATTGAGACTTTGctctttcaacttcttcttcagtgaTATCTCCGGCCTTGAATCTAGCCCATTCCTTTAATAACGCATCAATAAACAACTTTAAATTAGCATCCTTATCAGCAGTGAAGTAGATACCCATTAGCCCAGTGTCAGCGTACGAGGTTGTGTAGGACATATAAGAGTTGGCCATCGGTTCACCATTCAAACCACCTGTAGCAGCCGAAACAGCCAAAGGAGAAGGGGAATTAGAACCCACTCCAAGAGACCTGTCCCAGTGGCCAATGATTCCACTAGCAACAGATGCAGTAAAAAAGTCAGGAGCTGACCAAGATGCACTTTCAACCCCTAAAGCAATGTGAGTAACAGGCATAGTACTGTCCTGGATTCTTACCTCATCTCCATGGAAGATGGGCAAGTCACCCCCACTTTGTTTGAAGGGCACCTCAGACTTCTTGATATGGCCAAAGTACTTGTTAGccttttcaaccaattcaTCATGATTCACAGCTCCTACTCCAATAAGAGCCATTCTATCACCCTTATAGTTTGTGGTGATATAATCGACCAAgttgtttctgttgatgactttgatgatttctctTGGTCCCAAGATGGTTCTTCCCAAATCCTGGTTTCTGAAAGCAATAGCATGTAGATGGTCAAACACAACCTCATCGTACATCTTGTCAATCTCATCACTCTCTTGTAAAATGACGTGTTTTTCGTTCTCGATCGCTCTAGGATCGAGCCTGGACTTAGTTAAGATATCGCTCAAGATATCCACACTCTCATCGATCTTGCTAGCCAAACATTTGGCATAGTAGACGGTATTTTCTCTCGAGGTATAAGCATTGATTTGAGAGCCCATATTTTCCACCTCGagttccaagttcaactgGGTTCTTCTGTCAGTTCCCTTGAACGCTAAATGCTCCAAAAAATGAGCAGTTCCGCTCGACTTGGAGTTGTCAGCTCTCGATCCAGCATTAATCCAAACTCCCACCGTTGCGGTCTTGGTACCTGGCATAAACTCACTGGCAACAGTAAGGCCGTTCTCCAAAGTGGAGGTTGTGTACCTGGGTATGATCTGAGCAGCTGTGCTCAAGCATCTTTTTGTGCCCAATCTTCTTAACATGTTCataaagaaaagaagatattACAAATGCAAAGAGTCTAGAAAGCGTTTTCctcaaagaaaaaaattgatCATACAAAAGTGCGCGCACTGGGTGCAAAAGTATTTTATCTATTAAAGTAGTTACGCCGAAAGGTACGTGGTTAGGTTTAAATGAATACTCCAAGCAGCAGTGATTAGTGAAAATGGGTTTAGCTAatgtttcttgatttcaacgcttcttccttttccacaaactcttGATGATGGAGAGGTTGATCGATATATTCGTACAGGTACAAAGACTTCCTCAAAGGTTTTGTCATCCTTATATTCTTAGCAACGAGTGCGTTATACTCGTCATAGTCTTTACCAGCCAAAAGTTTGTCACTGACTTTTATTTTTTTGTCTTCCTGTGGTTCCACAGAAAAGagaaacttcttctccaccTCATGAATATCAGTGAgttctttggttttgtaAAATTCGCACAAGATTTCGTCGTCCTTCTCGAGGAGCTGAATTACTTGAGACTCGTCCATGTCTAGaatcaagtccttcaatCGGTCATCATCAACCTTTCCATTATCACGTGAATTGTCCGATAACTTGAGGaaatcattatcatcaaagGCATTTTTGAGTCTATCCCTAGGAACCCATAGGGATATTTTGGGGATATAGTACCAATTGTGATACTCAGGTTTTCCCATACCCTCAGGATACTCAAACTCCAACCGGTTTGTTATATCGTTGGGTAAAAACACAGGAATACCACCTAGCATCGAGTATTTCAATGGGGTTAGTTGACCATGCTTATAAAAGTGCTTCCTTCGATCGTTGTAGACATCGTCATCGGAGGATTCCTTGGAGATTTGCAAAAGCTCTTTATccttttcaaagttgtcGGGAATCTCAGCACTACTGGTACCCAAACCGGTGATATCAATGTAAAGACCAGTGTCGACGTCGATCAACCGGGCGTCGATATGGTTCTCCTTCTTACTGATATCTCTGTTGTGAATGAAGGTTCCCACGTCCACCAAGTACTTGCCGAAACCTTCCTCCACGTCCTCAATGATCAAGGTTTGGTTATAAAGCTCACCCAACCGGGCCAAGTCTCTGCTAGGCATTTGAATATCCAAGTCATTGTCAAACGGAAACATCATTCCATCCCAGTACCATGATAACAAAGGCCCGTGCATAATCCAGCTGACCAAGCCCTTTTCTTCGGCAAACCGAAACCAGTTTCTGGCCAACCGATCC
The sequence above is drawn from the Yamadazyma tenuis chromosome 3, complete sequence genome and encodes:
- the NGG1 gene encoding Transcriptional regulator (COG:B; EggNog:ENOG503NZVY; BUSCO:EOG09261EMF), coding for MTVTGSHSASTTLDDIVNELKLTYDASVGLLEGDAIGEIPSVNILLNLSKLLNNLSKDLNNSESTDNDLIAILQRKVDGEVEEVEEEQEEGSEETGVSEGLKREHPELVDEEEEVAKPSPKRVKVEEPPISVDDDEDDEPLITREKAQPTILVEEEQEVQTAKSTLDQKDEVKKEDDEDAEGEDDEDEEEDEEGEEEEEEEEKEKEKENNEGDEEEGGEEGEEEVDNHKGHPQEVVAEDSLNSADDPLPPVQEGHFTHDNDTRLKNPKSEFVTSQTISAQAIGELGLFSEGQNGLETQGKEYLKRKYGVASYPEHDLQDLLPGQIPNIDFSKSKAPTNQVQFSTFQSYIESFYRPFSNEDLKFLNEKYIIPPGFEKQNYDPDVSPYIIPKLGRFYGDAWSEEDVSLANKLNTTGYSQTSLDSFKPKGSIEGLTDDKLYTEDISCGPLSSRLLSAILSIHEEISNGDEYEDGSAVENLNSLDDENVATQLSKVSTGDDYEVLTESNDFHSIEERLKRELKYIGIFMNLPSEDDENKNKLSINGRSIKTESRRGSIIDNDEWIKNKEDDEVSAEIRMLQKELKEAAARNRQNKKKLIPLVEEQVAYQEFCTILEDLDKQADQAYMKRLKSKSKKKKNTDRTEPNPAQQQAMNTGIRSLLDKRRRWIESIGKLFRPPELMKRVPSESVLEGGPIEEEVDDDANDVAEDVIQEKT
- the MAS1 gene encoding Mitochondrial-processing peptidase subunit beta (EggNog:ENOG503NU8R; MEROPS:MER0043985; COG:O), whose amino-acid sequence is MLRRLGTKRCLSTAAQIIPRYTTSTLENGLTVASEFMPGTKTATVGVWINAGSRADNSKSSGTAHFLEHLAFKGTDRRTQLNLELEVENMGSQINAYTSRENTVYYAKCLASKIDESVDILSDILTKSRLDPRAIENEKHVILQESDEIDKMYDEVVFDHLHAIAFRNQDLGRTILGPREIIKVINRNNLVDYITTNYKGDRMALIGVGAVNHDELVEKANKYFGHIKKSEVPFKQSGGDLPIFHGDEVRIQDSTMPVTHIALGVESASWSAPDFFTASVASGIIGHWDRSLGVGSNSPSPLAVSAATGGLNGEPMANSYMSYTTSYADTGLMGIYFTADKDANLKLFIDALLKEWARFKAGDITEEEVERAKSQLKASLLLALDDSTAIAEDIGRQLVNTGYRLSPEEAFERVEAITKKDIVDWARYRLKDKPIALAALGNVQTLPSHAEIQKGLSL